The genomic window GCTTGGCTTGGATAAACGACCTGAAACAATCGCAAAACAACAAGCGGTGGCTGCAATTGGTCAATCTGAACTGATTAAAATATACACACAACGTTTTGCAGCCTACTATCAGCAATCAGCCCAAGTGTTATTAACTCGCGACGTGATTGATTTTCCAACAAGCAGACAAAACGTCATTAACACGTTTGAAGAACTACTTAACATGGGAGTGATTCCTATCGTTAACGAAAATGACAGCGTGTCGGTTGATGAATTGGATCACTTAACAAAATTCGGCGACAACGACCAATTATCTGCTATTGTATGTAGCTTAGCTCAGGCTGACTTATTACTGATGTTATCTGATATTGATGGGTTTTACGATGATAATCCACAAACAAATCCAGAAGCTCAACTTTTCTCCCATATTTCTGAAATTACAACAACGATGGAAGAGGCTGCGGGAGGAAAAGGCAGTGAGTTTGGTACAGGTGGTATGATGAGTAAATTAAAAGCCGCTAAACGCGTGCTAGATAACCAGTCACAGATGATTTTAGCTAGTGGAAAAGATCCGGCTATTTTATTTGATATTTTAGAAGGCAAAACAATTGGGACACTTTTTTCAAATAGGTGATAAAAAGGAGGAGTTATACATGACACTGTTAGAGACACTGGGTAAACAGGCAAAAAAAGCTGCATTCTTTTTAAACAATGCAACGACTAAAGCTAAAAATAATGCATTATTATCAATCGTGAAACATCTTGATAATAATATGGAAGATATTCTATCCGCTAACAAAAAAGATATTGAATTAGCTCGTGAAAATGGTATTCCTGAAACTATGGTCGATCGTTTACTCTTAACTAAAGAGCGCATTCACACAATGCAACAAGATATTAAAACTACCATTGAATTAGATGATCCAATCGGAAAAGTTGATCATATGTGGCGAAACGAAGATAACCTACTGATCGGTAAACAACGTGTGCCACTTGGCGTAATTGGAATGATTTATGAGTCCCGACCAAACGTGACAACAGACGCGTCTTCCCTTGCCCTAAAATCTGGAAATGCCATTATTTTAAGAGGAGGAAAAGAAGCATTTCATTCTAACCAAGCTTTAGTTCACGCCATTCAATCAGCCTTAGATGCTGTTGACTTTCCTAAAGAATGTGTCCAATTTATCGATGATACATCAAGAGAAACGGCGACAAAATTTATGCAATTATCTGACTATCTAGATGTCTTAATTCCTCGTGGTGGAGCAAATTTAATACAATCTGTTATCAAAAATGCGACTGTTCCTGTGATTGAGACTGGAACAGGAAATTGCCATATCTATGTTGATGACAAAGCAAATTTAGAGATGGCAAAAGATATCGTCATTAATGGAAAATGCCAGCGTCCTTCTGTTTGCAATGCTACAGAATCTCTTTTAGTAAATAAGTCTATAGCAACAGACTTTTTATCGTTAGTTGGTCCTGAACTGGATAATCATCATGTTGAATTACGTGCCGATAAAGAAGCTCTTCCCTACCTTCCAACCGCTAAACTAGCGACTGAAGAAGATTTTGCGACAGAGTTTAACGATCTAATCTTAGCTATCAAACTTGTCGATGATTTGGATGAAGCCATTAACCACATTAATCATTATGGAACAAAACATTCAGAAGTGATTGTGACAGATAGTTACCAAAACTCACAAAAATTCATGCAACAAATTGATGCTGCTGTGGTTTACGTTAATGCTTCTTCACGTTTTACTGATGGCAGTGTCTTTGGATTTGGTGGTGAAATTGGGATTAGCACACAAAAACTTCATGCCCGAGGGCCGATGGGATTAAACGAGTTAACCACAACAAAATATATTGTCTTTGGGGAAGGCCAAATTAGATAAATTTACTTTTTAGGAGGGAAATGAACGATTATGTTATCAAAAATAAAAAAAAGCTTTAAAACTAGTGGTAAGTATGGACTTACCGCTTTTATAATTCCCTTTTTAATCATGGTAGGCGTCTACCTTAGCCTAGGAATTTACCCTGGAAGTGCTAGAAGTGTGTTAGCAAGTGATGCCTTTTCACAATTTTCAAA from Vagococcus martis includes these protein-coding regions:
- a CDS encoding glutamate-5-semialdehyde dehydrogenase translates to MTLLETLGKQAKKAAFFLNNATTKAKNNALLSIVKHLDNNMEDILSANKKDIELARENGIPETMVDRLLLTKERIHTMQQDIKTTIELDDPIGKVDHMWRNEDNLLIGKQRVPLGVIGMIYESRPNVTTDASSLALKSGNAIILRGGKEAFHSNQALVHAIQSALDAVDFPKECVQFIDDTSRETATKFMQLSDYLDVLIPRGGANLIQSVIKNATVPVIETGTGNCHIYVDDKANLEMAKDIVINGKCQRPSVCNATESLLVNKSIATDFLSLVGPELDNHHVELRADKEALPYLPTAKLATEEDFATEFNDLILAIKLVDDLDEAINHINHYGTKHSEVIVTDSYQNSQKFMQQIDAAVVYVNASSRFTDGSVFGFGGEIGISTQKLHARGPMGLNELTTTKYIVFGEGQIR
- the proB gene encoding glutamate 5-kinase; the encoded protein is MERKKLLKESKRLVIKVGTSSLVLPNTEINLRAIDQLAFTLTSLRQLGYEVILVSSGAIGVGMKVLGLDKRPETIAKQQAVAAIGQSELIKIYTQRFAAYYQQSAQVLLTRDVIDFPTSRQNVINTFEELLNMGVIPIVNENDSVSVDELDHLTKFGDNDQLSAIVCSLAQADLLLMLSDIDGFYDDNPQTNPEAQLFSHISEITTTMEEAAGGKGSEFGTGGMMSKLKAAKRVLDNQSQMILASGKDPAILFDILEGKTIGTLFSNR